The Triticum aestivum cultivar Chinese Spring chromosome 3A, IWGSC CS RefSeq v2.1, whole genome shotgun sequence genome includes a region encoding these proteins:
- the LOC123059627 gene encoding wall-associated receptor kinase-like 8, with amino-acid sequence MGFLPMMYASLSLLLLGSLGKLMVLASGVVTSHNPEGNWAHPSLATLDGCPKSCGNLSFDYPFGMGSRCSRDPDFSLICNDTAQPPRLFLCDGITEVIDNIVVGSGGDYYHTHKSISTSFWRTIPMKSGVHVYYLSFQPPGRSFSRGETILNITGCDLDVYWVNNNTHRTTWICTTVCPDQVITETMARLKCSGIGCCSFPVTGLLPDAFQLKFVHHHGKTSTGTRSNQTSMLWDRISISDGGGGTVLWNIVDQQNCASAMRNRTRYACIGKHSLCGDHSVTSTDGYNCICSAGYAGNPFIQDGCSRDKGYNPIPSRANCTRWCGNISVPYPFGLEEGCFAREEFQLNCTNMASSAVLMFGLDQVMDLNVYQGTIKSIWPDQQGASFYHIFSRRALFVGYGYFYSMQWVAANLSCIEAQRNISGYACVSTNSKCVAVDGEWSYIGYRCKCSDGFRGNPYTQSGCQDIDECLQPNICKGICHNIEGSFYCTECPHKTEYDIHKMQCTTTKQHILLSGKTKSWLCLIKRIKRNLQSLMPSRIIIGSSGGFSILALSFGTVFLIRIWKRNVQRQLRKNYFRNNQGLLLETLISSDESANDKTKIFSLEELEKATDNFDTARIIGSGGHGMVYKGMLSDQRVVARKKSKVIKKAEITQFINEVAILSQVNHRNIVKLFGCCLETEVPLLVYEYISCGSLSQVLNADSSTSFSLSWDDYLRIATETAGALSYLHSAASISIFHRDVKSSNILLDGNYRVKVSDFGASRLVPVDQTHIVTNVQGTFGYLDPEYFHTRQLNEKSDVYSFGVVLVELLLRMKPIIRSESGTMQNLSHYFIRALNEGGIADILNSEVLEEATKDEIIDVASLAELCLRLRGEERPTMKQVEVELQILRTRRANSCQANVINEEQTQPMLLTRGVKVAFQSSATLVDCRYNLESRDSQGCYDLQEEFMASASLAR; translated from the exons ATGGGCTTCTTGCCGATGATGTACGCATCACTCTCTCTGCTGCTACTAGGTTCACTAGGAAAGCTAATGGTGCTAGCATCTGGAGTTGTAACAAGCCACAACCCAGAAGGGAATTGGGCACATCCATCACTTGCCACACTTGATGGTTGCCCCAAGAGCTGTGGCAATCTGAGCTTCGACTACCCCTTTGGCATGGGATCAAGGTGCTCTCGGGATCCTGACTTCAGCCTCATTTGCAATGACACTGCTCAGCCTCCCAGGCTCTTCTTGTGCGACGGAATCACCGAGGTGATCGACAACATCGTTGTTGGTAGCGGTGGGGATTACTACCACACTCACAAAAGCATCAGTACCTCCTTCTGGCGTACCATCCCCATGAAATCTGGTGTCCATGTCTACTACTTGTCTTTCCAACCTCCTGGTAGATCCTTCAGCCGTGGGGAAACCATTCTGAACATCACTGGTTGCGACCTGGATGTGTATTGGGTCAACAACAACACACACAGAACAACATGGATCTGTACGACTGTGTGCCCGGACCAAGTTATCACAGAGACCATGGCTAGGCTCAAGTGCAGTGGCATTGGATGTTGCAGTTTTCCTGTCACTGGCCTGCTTCCTGATGCTTTTCAACTCAAATTTGTCCACCACCACGGCAAAACTAGCACTGGAACACGCTCAAACCAGACCTCTATGCTGTGGGATAGAATCAGCATAAGTGATGGTGGCGGCGGCACAGTTTTGTGGAATATAGTGGATCAACAAAATTGTGCTAGCGCCATGCGAAACAGGACAAGGTATGCTTGTATCGGCAAGCATTCCTTGTGCGGCGACCATAGCGTGACATCAACTGACGGCTACAACTGCATCTGCAGTGCCGGCTATGCAGGCAACCCCTTCATTCAAGATGGCTGTTCCAGAGACAAAG GGTATAATCCAATTCCGAGCAGAGCTAATTGTACCCGTTGGTGTGGTAACATTAGTGTGCCGTACCCATTCGGCTTAGAAGAGGGTTGCTTTGCCAGGGAAGAATTCCAGCTCAACTGTACAAATATGGCATCATCAGCTGTCCTAATGTTTGGGCTTGACCAGGTTATGGACCTGAATGTTTACCAAGGGACCATTAAGTCCATCTGGCCTGACCAACAAGGTGCATCATTTTACCACATATTTAGCAGGCGTGCTCTTTTTGTTGGATATGGCTACTTCTATTCTATGCAGTGGGTTGCAGCTAATCTAAGTTGCATAGAGGCCCAACGGAATATATCTGGTTATGCTTGTGTAAGTACCAACAGCAAGTGTGTAGCAGTAGATGGTGAATGGAGCTACATTGGGTACCGCTGTAAATGCTCGGATGGTTTCCGAGGAAATCCATACACCCAAAGTGGTTGTCAAG ATATTGATGAATGCCTTCAACCAAACATTTGTAAAGGGATATGCCATAATATTGAAGGCAGCTTCTATTGTACTGAATGTCCTCACAAGACCGAGTACGATATACACAAAATGCAATGTACAACAACAAAACAACATATTCTGCTTTCAGGTAAGACTAAGTCATGGTTATGTTTGataaaaaggataaaaagaaactTACAGAGCTTAATGCCTTCACGTATTATCATTGGGTCATCTGGTGGCTTCAGCATTCTAGCTCTGAGTTTTGGTACAGTATTTCTCATTCGTATATGGAAAAGAAATGTTCAACGACAACTACGGAAGAATTATTTTCGGAATAACCAAGGTCTTCTCCTAGAAACATTGATATCATCTGATGAAAGTGCAAATGACAAAACAAAGATTTTCTCATTAGAAGAGCTAGAGAAAGCAACAGACAACTTTGATACGGCCCGCATCATTGGCTCTGGGGGGCATGGCATGGTTTATAAAGGCATGTTATCTGATCAACGTGTGGTTGCAAGAAAAAAGTCCAAGGTCATTAAAAAGGCTGAGATCACTCAATTCATCAATGAGGTCGCTATCCTCTCACAAGTAAATCATAGAAACATTGTGAAGCTCTTTGGGTGTTGTCTGGAAACTGAGGTTCCACTGCTCGTGTATGAATATATATCTTGTGGCTCACTGTCTCAAGTCTTAAATGCTGACTCAAGCACTAGTTTTTCTTTGTCCTGGGATGATTACTTAAGGATTGCCACGGAAACAGCAGGAGCACTATCTTATCTCCACTCAGCGGCTTCAATATCAATCTTCCATCGTGATGTGAAATCGTCAAACATACTCCTGGATGGGAACTACAGAGTTAAAGTTTCAGATTTTGGTGCTTCTAGATTGGTTCCAGTTGATCAAACACACATTGTTACAAATGTGCAAGGTACATTTGGGTACTTAGATCCAGAGTACTTCCATACCAGGCAGTTAAATGAGAAGAGTGACGTGTATAGTTTTGGTGTGGTACTAGTGGAGTTGCTTCTTAGAATGAAGCCTATCATCAGGAGTGAATCAGGCACAATGCAGAACTTGTCACACTACTTTATAAGGGCATTGAACGAGGGAGGGATCGCCGACATACTGAACTCTGAAGTCCTTGAGGAAGCAACTAAGGATGAGATCATCGATGTTGCCAGTCTTGCAGAGTTGTGCTTAAGACTGCGTGGTGAAGAAAGACCCACCATGAAACAAGTTGAGGTTGAGTTGCAGATATTACGAACAAGAAGGGCAAACTCATGTCAAGCGAATGTAATAAATGAAGAACAAACACAACCAATGTTGTTAACTCGAGGAGTTAAAGTTGCTTTCCAGTCGTCAGCCACGTTAGTGGATTGCAGATACAACTTAGAGTCAAGAGACAGCCAAGGTTGCTACGACCTGCAGGAAGAGTTCATGGCATCAGCTAGTCTAGCACGCTAG